In Providencia sneebia DSM 19967, one DNA window encodes the following:
- the zapG gene encoding Z-ring associated protein ZapG: protein MTWEYALIGLVIGFIIGALVVRYGNPKLRQQKTAQAELDKKNIELEEYRKELVGHFARSAELLDNMARDYRQLYQHMAQSSSELMPDMPAQDNPFNYRLTESEADNDQAPVKMPPRDYSEGASGLFRPVDDKEK from the coding sequence ATGACCTGGGAGTATGCACTAATCGGATTAGTTATTGGTTTCATTATCGGCGCATTAGTTGTCCGTTATGGAAACCCAAAACTTCGCCAACAAAAAACAGCACAAGCTGAATTGGATAAAAAAAATATAGAATTAGAGGAATACCGCAAAGAGCTTGTTGGTCATTTTGCTCGCAGTGCTGAGTTGCTGGATAATATGGCGCGTGATTATCGTCAACTATATCAACATATGGCACAAAGCTCCTCTGAACTGATGCCTGATATGCCTGCGCAAGATAATCCATTTAATTATCGCTTAACTGAATCCGAAGCTGATAATGACCAAGCTCCAGTCAAAATGCCACCAAGAGATTACTCTGAAGGCGCTTCTGGGTTATTTCGCCCTGTAGATGATAAAGAGAAGTAA
- the zapE gene encoding cell division protein ZapE, with protein MSPMTPTLRYQQALAEGNYQPDDVQKRAVARLDEIYQQLIDASKNEQTAQTRGLKTRLSRLFGKNTTTDIQPVRGLYMWGGVGRGKTWLMDMFYDSLPGDRKLRLHFHRFMKKVQEDLMALQGHENPLDIIADEFKKQTDILCFDEFFVSDITDAMILGTLLEGLFARGITLVATSNIIPDDLYRNGLQRARFLPAIEQIKKYCDIMNVDAGVDYRLRTLTQAHLFLSPINDESRKHLDETFVKLAGKSGEQNPILEVNHRKMQAIRSAEGVLAISFKTLCEEPRSQNDYIYLSNCYHTVLLYDVPELGVKEENAARRFLALIDEFYERKVKLIINAQVPMESLYQGTLLAFEYQRCLSRLQEMQSEEYLKIPHLA; from the coding sequence ATGTCTCCGATGACCCCAACTCTGCGTTACCAACAGGCGCTTGCTGAAGGTAACTATCAGCCTGATGATGTACAAAAACGTGCGGTTGCACGTTTGGATGAAATTTATCAGCAATTGATTGATGCTTCAAAGAATGAACAAACAGCACAGACTCGCGGCCTTAAAACACGTTTAAGTCGCCTATTTGGCAAAAATACGACGACAGATATACAACCTGTTCGCGGACTGTATATGTGGGGGGGAGTTGGCCGCGGTAAAACTTGGCTTATGGATATGTTCTACGATAGTTTGCCTGGAGATAGAAAGTTACGTCTTCACTTTCATCGCTTTATGAAAAAGGTACAAGAGGACTTAATGGCATTACAAGGTCATGAAAATCCTTTAGATATTATTGCGGATGAATTTAAAAAACAGACGGATATCTTATGTTTTGATGAGTTTTTTGTCTCCGATATCACTGATGCTATGATTTTAGGTACACTTCTTGAAGGGCTATTTGCACGCGGGATCACCTTAGTTGCGACCTCAAATATTATTCCTGACGACTTATATCGCAATGGCTTACAAAGGGCGCGTTTTTTACCCGCCATTGAGCAAATTAAGAAGTATTGTGACATTATGAATGTTGATGCGGGCGTTGATTACCGCTTACGCACACTCACACAAGCCCATCTTTTTCTATCGCCCATTAATGATGAAAGCCGCAAACATCTTGACGAAACCTTTGTGAAGCTAGCGGGGAAAAGTGGGGAACAAAACCCAATTCTTGAGGTGAATCATCGCAAAATGCAGGCAATTCGTTCTGCTGAAGGTGTTTTAGCGATTAGCTTCAAAACGTTATGTGAAGAGCCGCGTAGCCAGAATGATTATATTTATCTTTCTAATTGTTATCACACCGTTTTGCTATACGATGTACCTGAGTTAGGCGTGAAAGAAGAGAATGCAGCACGACGTTTTCTTGCTTTAATTGATGAGTTTTATGAACGTAAGGTAAAGCTCATTATTAATGCTCAAGTCCCGATGGAATCCTTGTATCAAGGAACATTATTGGCTTTTGAATATCAGCGCTGCCTATCTCGCTTACAGGAAATGCAAAGTGAAGAGTATTTAAAAATACCTCACTTAGCGTAA
- the rplM gene encoding 50S ribosomal protein L13 encodes MKTFTAKPETVKRDWYVVDADGKTLGRLATEIALRLRGKHKAEYTPHVDTGDYIIVLNAEKVAVTGNKREDKIYYRHTGHVGGIKQATFEEMIARSPERVIEIAVKGMLPKGPLGRAMYRKLKVYAGNEHNHAAQQPQVLDI; translated from the coding sequence ATGAAAACTTTTACAGCTAAACCAGAAACCGTAAAACGCGACTGGTACGTTGTTGATGCAGATGGCAAAACTTTAGGCCGTCTTGCAACTGAAATTGCTCTCCGTCTGCGCGGGAAGCATAAAGCGGAATATACTCCGCACGTGGATACTGGTGATTACATCATCGTTCTGAACGCAGAAAAAGTTGCTGTTACCGGCAATAAACGCGAAGACAAAATCTATTATCGCCACACAGGCCATGTAGGTGGAATTAAGCAAGCGACTTTCGAAGAGATGATTGCTCGCAGTCCTGAGCGTGTGATTGAAATCGCGGTTAAAGGCATGTTGCCAAAAGGGCCTCTGGGTCGTGCAATGTACCGTAAACTGAAAGTTTACGCAGGTAATGAGCACAACCACGCGGCACAACAACCGCAAGTTCTTGACATTTAA
- the rpsI gene encoding 30S ribosomal protein S9 codes for MAENQYYGTGRRKSSSARVFIKPGSGNITINQRTLEQYFGRETARMVVRQPLELVEMLEKLDLYITVKGGGISGQAGAIRHGITRALMAYDETLRSDLRKAGFVTRDARSVERKKVGLRKARRRPQFSKR; via the coding sequence ATGGCTGAAAATCAATACTACGGCACTGGTCGCCGCAAAAGCTCATCTGCTCGTGTCTTTATTAAGCCGGGTAGCGGTAACATCACAATCAATCAGCGTACACTAGAACAGTACTTTGGTCGCGAAACTGCGCGCATGGTCGTTCGTCAACCGCTGGAATTGGTTGAAATGTTGGAAAAATTGGATCTGTACATCACTGTTAAAGGTGGTGGTATTTCAGGTCAGGCTGGCGCAATCCGTCACGGTATTACTCGTGCACTGATGGCTTATGACGAAACTCTTCGTTCAGATCTACGTAAAGCTGGTTTTGTTACCCGCGATGCGCGTTCTGTTGAGCGTAAGAAAGTTGGTCTACGTAAAGCACGTCGTCGTCCACAGTTCTCCAAACGTTAA
- the sspA gene encoding stringent starvation protein SspA, with protein sequence MAVAPNKRSVMTLFSSPTNIFSHQVRIVLAEKGVSVEIENVEQGHLPQDLIDLNPYQSVPTLVDRDLTLYDPHIIMEYLDERFPHPPLMPVYPVARATSRQLMHRIEKDWYSLMYKIERGTAQEADHARRQLAEELIAISPIFAECPFFMSDEFSLVDCYLAPLLWRLPVLGIELKPSSSKHLQMYMQRVFERDAFLASMTELEREMRLSARG encoded by the coding sequence ATGGCTGTCGCTCCTAACAAACGTTCGGTAATGACATTATTTTCAAGCCCAACCAATATTTTTAGCCATCAAGTTCGTATTGTTCTGGCTGAAAAAGGGGTTAGCGTTGAAATTGAGAATGTTGAACAAGGTCATCTGCCTCAAGATCTGATAGATTTGAACCCATACCAGAGTGTGCCAACACTGGTTGATCGCGATCTTACTTTGTATGACCCACATATCATTATGGAATATCTTGATGAGCGTTTTCCTCATCCGCCATTAATGCCTGTTTACCCTGTTGCTCGTGCGACTAGCCGTCAATTAATGCATCGTATTGAAAAAGATTGGTATTCATTGATGTATAAAATTGAAAGAGGAACTGCGCAGGAAGCTGATCACGCACGTCGTCAACTTGCTGAAGAACTGATTGCAATTTCACCTATATTTGCTGAATGCCCATTCTTTATGAGTGATGAATTTAGCTTAGTTGATTGCTATTTGGCTCCGCTGCTATGGCGTTTACCTGTTCTTGGTATTGAATTGAAGCCATCAAGCAGCAAACATCTGCAAATGTATATGCAACGTGTTTTTGAGCGCGATGCATTCTTAGCATCAATGACAGAATTAGAACGCGAAATGCGTCTGTCTGCACGAGGTTAA
- the sspB gene encoding ClpXP protease specificity-enhancing factor produces MEMTPMTPRRPYLLRAHYEWLLDNDMTPHLVVDVTAPNVNVPMEFARDGQIVLNVAPRAVGNFAISNDEVTFNARFGGVPRQVYVPMAAIIAVYSRENGAGMMFEPEAAYEEQLTGHTHVEEDSSSEGISLVHESEPTHDESSPSDDEPTPPPKGRPSLRVIK; encoded by the coding sequence ATGGAAATGACGCCAATGACACCGCGGCGCCCCTATTTATTACGGGCTCATTACGAGTGGCTGCTTGATAATGACATGACACCGCATTTGGTTGTTGATGTCACAGCGCCGAATGTTAATGTACCAATGGAATTCGCTCGTGATGGTCAAATCGTCTTGAATGTGGCGCCTCGTGCTGTTGGTAATTTTGCCATCAGCAATGATGAAGTCACTTTTAATGCTAGGTTTGGCGGAGTTCCTCGCCAAGTATATGTTCCTATGGCGGCAATCATTGCAGTTTATTCTCGTGAAAATGGTGCAGGGATGATGTTTGAACCTGAAGCGGCTTATGAAGAGCAACTCACAGGCCATACCCATGTTGAAGAAGACAGTTCTTCTGAAGGCATTTCATTAGTTCATGAGTCAGAACCGACACATGATGAGTCATCTCCATCAGATGATGAGCCAACGCCCCCACCTAAAGGGCGTCCGTCTCTTCGGGTTATTAAATAA
- a CDS encoding FAD-dependent oxidoreductase → MSQNVYQFIDLQRVDPPKKALNIRKIEFIEIYEPFSGAQAQTQADRCLSCGNPYCEWKCPVHNYIPNWLKLANEGRIIEAAELSHQTNSLPEVCGRVCPQDRLCEGACTLNDDFGAVTIGNIERYINDTAFAMGWRPDLSHVTPTNKRVAIIGAGPAGLACADVLARNGVAATVYDKHPEIGGLLTFGIPAFKLEKEIMSRRREIFTSMGIEFKLNTQIGKDIPLQKLIDEYDAVFLGTGTYQSTKGQLVNEDAAGVYDALPYLIANTRQIMGFDEDSQMPYVQLKNQRVVVLGGGDTAMDCVRTAIRQGATQVSCAYRRDEANMPGSPREVKNAREEGAEFLFNLQPISIEIDQQGKVCGIKVVKTQITTGHNGRAQVEPIAGSEHLLPADAVITAFGFRPHAMPWLDEHNVQLDTQGRIIADSEGVLAYQTSNPKIFAGGDIVRGSDLVVTAIAEGRKAADGILCFMGV, encoded by the coding sequence ATGAGCCAGAATGTTTATCAATTCATCGACTTACAACGTGTTGATCCGCCTAAAAAAGCATTAAATATTCGTAAAATTGAATTTATTGAGATCTATGAACCTTTTAGTGGAGCTCAAGCGCAAACACAGGCAGATCGCTGTCTTTCATGTGGTAACCCTTACTGTGAATGGAAATGCCCTGTTCATAATTATATTCCTAATTGGCTAAAACTTGCCAATGAAGGGCGCATCATTGAAGCGGCTGAATTATCTCATCAAACAAATAGTTTGCCTGAAGTGTGTGGACGCGTTTGCCCACAAGATCGCTTATGTGAAGGTGCTTGTACACTAAATGATGATTTTGGTGCTGTCACTATCGGTAATATTGAGCGTTATATCAATGATACTGCATTCGCTATGGGCTGGCGTCCCGACCTTTCGCATGTCACGCCAACAAATAAACGCGTTGCTATTATTGGTGCAGGCCCTGCTGGGCTTGCCTGTGCGGATGTATTAGCGCGTAATGGAGTCGCAGCAACTGTATATGATAAGCACCCTGAAATTGGGGGATTACTGACTTTTGGTATTCCCGCTTTCAAGTTAGAAAAAGAGATCATGTCGCGACGTAGGGAAATTTTTACCTCAATGGGAATTGAGTTCAAACTCAATACTCAAATTGGTAAAGATATACCACTACAAAAACTGATTGATGAATATGATGCTGTGTTTCTTGGAACTGGTACTTATCAATCCACAAAAGGGCAACTTGTCAATGAAGATGCCGCTGGCGTTTATGATGCGCTTCCTTATCTCATTGCCAATACTCGACAAATTATGGGTTTTGATGAAGACTCGCAAATGCCTTATGTGCAGCTAAAAAATCAACGCGTGGTTGTACTCGGTGGTGGTGATACTGCAATGGATTGTGTTCGCACAGCAATTCGCCAAGGTGCAACACAAGTTAGCTGCGCATATCGACGTGATGAAGCAAATATGCCCGGTTCACCAAGAGAAGTGAAAAATGCACGTGAAGAAGGGGCTGAATTTCTTTTTAATTTACAGCCAATAAGTATTGAGATAGACCAACAAGGCAAAGTTTGTGGTATCAAAGTTGTCAAAACGCAAATCACTACTGGGCACAATGGTCGAGCGCAAGTTGAACCCATCGCAGGCTCTGAGCATTTGTTACCTGCGGATGCCGTCATAACAGCATTTGGCTTCCGTCCTCACGCTATGCCATGGCTCGATGAGCACAATGTTCAACTCGATACTCAAGGTCGGATCATTGCAGATAGTGAAGGTGTTTTAGCTTATCAAACCTCCAATCCTAAAATATTTGCAGGTGGAGATATTGTGAGAGGGTCAGATTTAGTGGTCACCGCCATTGCAGAAGGACGTAAAGCAGCCGATGGCATACTCTGCTTTATGGGCGTTTAA
- the gltB gene encoding glutamate synthase large subunit, with amino-acid sequence MLYNRKLEKDNCGFGLIAHIEGEPSHKIVRTAIHALARMQHRGAILADGKTGDGCGLLLQKPDRFFQLVAKENDWRLARNYAVGMIFLSQDETIAAQCRSIIEEELLEETLAIVGWRKVPVNHDILGSIALSSLPQIEQLFINAPAGWRPRDLERRLFVARRRIEKRISDSDFYICSLSNLVTIYKGLCMAADLPRFFPDLADLRMESAICLFHQRFSTNTVPRWPLAQPFRYLAHNGEINTITGNRQWARARAYKFRTPLIPDLQSAAPFVNETGSDSSSLDNMLELLLNGGMDLVRAIRLLVPPAWQNNPDMSEDLKAFFDFNSMHMEPWDGPAGLVMSDGRYAACNLDRNGLRPARYVITKDKLITCASEIGIWDYQPDEVVEKGRVGPGELLLIDTQEGRILHSAETDNDLKSRHPYKSWLEKNVIRLTPFEEMDNCVQEQAQRTMDNQTLAIYQKQFAYSSEELEQVIRVLGENGQEATGSMGDDTPFAVLSSRPRILYDYFRQLFAQVTNPPIDPLREAHVMSLATCIGREMNVFCEAEGQAHRLSFKSPVLLYSDFQQLCEQDSRYYKVETLDITYQPAAHSLKQAIENLCLTAQQKVIDGAVILILSDRQISPERLPIPAAMAVGAVQHCLVENNLRCDANLIIETASARDPHHFAVLLGFGATAIYPYLAYESIAAMAESDLFDKPLANVLLNYRNGINKGLYKIMSKMGISTIASYRCAELFEAVGLHEEVTQLCFNGVVSRVGGADFSDFELDLFNLSRKAWLPRLSIDQGGLLKYTHNGEFHAYNPDVVKTLQQAVHSGDYADYLKYAQLVNHRPVTTFRDLLALKATDNAIDLSDVESEEALFSRFDTAAMSIGALSPEAHEALAIAMNTLGGFSNSGEGGEDPARYGTQKRSRIKQVASGRFGVTPAYLVNADVIQIKVAQGAKPGEGGQLPGDKVTPYIARLRYSVPGVTLISPPPHHDIYSIEDLAQLIFDLKQVNPNALISVKLVSEPGVGTIATGVAKAYADLITVAGYDGGTGASPISSVKYAGCPWELGLVETQQALVANGLRHKIRLQTDGGLKTGLDIIKAAILGAESFGFGTGPMVALGCKYLRICHLNNCATGVATQDDTLRNHHYHGLPERVINYFRFIARETRELMAALGVTKLTDLIGRTDLLEIIEGKTAKQNRLNLNSLLETSEPHVDAAVFCTETNPPFDKGLLNQRILQDVEPYLAQKQSKTFYYDIMNTDRSVGAALSGEIARRYGDQGFAASPLQLCFTGTAGQSFGVWNAGGVELILTGDANDYVGKGMAGGIIAIRPPVGSFFETHKTTIAGNTCLYGATGGKLYAAGLAGERFAVRNSGATAVIEGIGDNGCEYMTGGIVCVLGKTGINFGAGMTGGFAYVLDDEEIFSRRVNNEMVELLSVNDLPIHAEHLRGLITEHLHFTHSPRAEDILANWHYWLSRFTLVKPKSSDVNALLGHRSRSAAELRVQAQ; translated from the coding sequence ATGCTATACAACAGGAAATTAGAAAAAGACAACTGTGGCTTTGGTCTTATCGCCCATATTGAAGGGGAACCAAGCCATAAAATTGTCAGAACCGCTATTCATGCACTTGCGCGTATGCAACATCGTGGCGCGATACTCGCGGATGGCAAAACAGGTGACGGCTGTGGATTACTGCTACAAAAACCTGACCGTTTTTTTCAACTCGTCGCAAAAGAGAATGATTGGCGTCTTGCCCGTAATTATGCCGTCGGTATGATATTTTTGAGCCAAGATGAAACAATTGCTGCGCAGTGCCGCAGTATTATTGAAGAAGAACTCCTTGAAGAAACGCTCGCCATTGTGGGTTGGCGAAAAGTACCAGTTAACCACGATATATTAGGCAGTATCGCGCTATCCAGCTTACCACAAATCGAGCAATTATTTATTAATGCGCCAGCAGGCTGGCGACCTCGCGACCTCGAACGTCGCCTATTCGTTGCTCGTCGTCGTATAGAAAAACGCATTAGTGATAGTGATTTTTATATTTGTAGCCTCTCAAACCTTGTCACCATTTATAAAGGCTTGTGTATGGCGGCAGACCTTCCGCGCTTTTTCCCTGATCTTGCTGATCTGCGTATGGAATCCGCTATTTGCTTATTCCATCAACGTTTTTCTACTAATACCGTTCCTCGTTGGCCACTTGCTCAACCTTTTCGCTATTTAGCGCATAATGGTGAAATCAATACAATTACCGGAAACCGTCAATGGGCAAGAGCCCGTGCTTATAAGTTTCGTACACCATTAATTCCTGATCTACAATCCGCTGCGCCTTTTGTTAATGAAACAGGTTCAGACTCTAGCTCTCTCGATAATATGCTAGAACTCCTTCTTAATGGCGGAATGGATTTAGTACGAGCTATCCGCTTATTAGTGCCACCAGCTTGGCAAAACAATCCTGATATGAGTGAAGATCTCAAAGCATTTTTTGATTTTAACTCAATGCATATGGAACCTTGGGATGGCCCAGCAGGCCTTGTGATGTCAGATGGTCGCTATGCAGCGTGTAATCTGGATAGAAATGGATTACGCCCTGCTCGTTATGTCATCACAAAAGATAAACTCATTACCTGCGCTTCTGAAATTGGAATTTGGGATTACCAGCCAGATGAAGTTGTTGAAAAAGGGCGTGTTGGCCCGGGTGAATTACTGCTTATTGATACCCAAGAAGGGCGAATTTTACATAGTGCTGAAACTGATAATGACTTGAAAAGTCGCCATCCTTACAAATCTTGGCTGGAAAAGAATGTTATTCGCTTAACACCATTTGAAGAAATGGACAATTGTGTTCAAGAACAAGCACAGCGCACAATGGATAACCAAACACTTGCTATCTATCAAAAGCAATTTGCTTATAGCAGTGAAGAACTTGAGCAAGTTATCCGTGTGTTAGGTGAAAATGGGCAAGAAGCAACTGGGTCAATGGGTGATGATACGCCATTTGCCGTTCTATCATCACGCCCACGAATTTTATATGATTATTTTCGCCAGTTATTTGCACAAGTCACAAATCCGCCTATTGATCCACTAAGAGAAGCTCATGTGATGTCATTAGCGACCTGTATTGGCCGTGAAATGAATGTCTTTTGTGAAGCGGAAGGGCAAGCTCACCGACTCAGTTTCAAATCCCCTGTTTTGTTATATTCTGATTTTCAGCAATTATGTGAACAAGATAGCCGCTACTACAAAGTTGAAACTCTCGACATTACCTATCAACCCGCAGCCCATTCACTAAAACAAGCGATTGAAAATCTCTGCCTAACAGCTCAACAAAAAGTGATTGATGGCGCTGTCATATTAATATTATCTGATCGCCAAATTTCCCCTGAGCGCTTACCTATTCCTGCGGCTATGGCTGTAGGTGCTGTTCAACACTGCTTAGTTGAAAATAATTTGCGTTGTGATGCAAACCTAATAATTGAAACTGCCAGTGCAAGAGATCCTCACCATTTTGCTGTTTTACTTGGCTTCGGTGCAACAGCTATCTACCCTTATTTGGCTTATGAATCAATTGCTGCAATGGCAGAAAGTGATTTATTTGATAAACCATTAGCCAATGTATTACTGAACTATCGTAATGGGATCAACAAAGGTCTCTACAAAATCATGTCAAAAATGGGGATTTCTACCATTGCTTCTTACCGTTGTGCTGAGCTCTTTGAAGCGGTGGGATTACATGAAGAAGTCACACAATTATGTTTTAATGGTGTTGTCAGCCGAGTTGGTGGAGCCGACTTTAGTGATTTTGAATTAGACCTGTTTAACTTATCGCGTAAAGCTTGGTTACCTCGTTTATCAATTGACCAAGGCGGCCTACTCAAATATACCCATAATGGCGAATTTCATGCCTATAATCCTGATGTTGTCAAAACGCTTCAACAAGCAGTGCACAGCGGTGATTATGCAGATTATTTAAAATATGCTCAGCTCGTTAACCATCGCCCAGTTACCACCTTTCGCGATTTATTGGCACTAAAAGCGACTGATAACGCCATTGATTTGTCTGATGTAGAATCAGAGGAAGCCCTATTTTCTCGCTTTGATACTGCGGCAATGTCTATCGGCGCGCTTAGTCCTGAAGCTCATGAAGCCTTAGCTATCGCCATGAATACATTAGGTGGTTTCTCTAATTCCGGTGAAGGTGGAGAAGATCCTGCTCGTTATGGTACACAAAAACGCTCTCGAATTAAGCAAGTTGCTTCTGGCCGTTTTGGTGTCACACCTGCCTATCTTGTTAATGCTGATGTCATTCAAATTAAGGTTGCTCAGGGTGCAAAACCAGGTGAAGGTGGCCAACTTCCGGGAGATAAAGTCACACCTTACATTGCAAGATTACGTTACTCCGTTCCGGGCGTGACTTTAATTTCACCACCACCTCATCATGATATCTATTCAATTGAAGATCTCGCACAACTTATTTTTGACCTTAAGCAAGTCAATCCGAACGCCCTTATCTCGGTTAAATTAGTTTCTGAACCGGGTGTAGGCACCATTGCAACTGGTGTCGCAAAAGCTTATGCCGATTTAATTACAGTGGCGGGATATGATGGTGGAACAGGTGCGAGTCCGATTTCTTCTGTTAAATATGCGGGGTGCCCATGGGAGTTGGGATTAGTTGAAACTCAGCAAGCATTAGTTGCCAATGGATTACGTCATAAAATCCGTTTACAGACAGATGGTGGTTTAAAAACAGGGCTAGATATCATTAAAGCCGCCATATTAGGTGCTGAAAGTTTTGGTTTTGGAACTGGGCCAATGGTTGCACTTGGCTGTAAATATTTACGAATTTGCCATCTCAATAACTGTGCAACAGGCGTTGCAACTCAAGATGACACACTGAGAAACCATCATTATCATGGCTTACCTGAGCGAGTTATTAACTATTTTCGCTTTATCGCGCGAGAAACACGTGAATTGATGGCTGCTCTTGGTGTGACTAAGCTCACGGACCTAATTGGTCGCACTGATTTACTTGAAATCATTGAAGGTAAAACCGCTAAACAAAATAGACTCAACTTAAACAGTTTACTGGAAACTAGTGAGCCACATGTTGATGCCGCTGTTTTTTGTACAGAAACCAATCCGCCATTTGATAAAGGATTGCTCAATCAACGTATTTTACAAGATGTAGAACCCTATTTAGCCCAAAAACAGTCTAAAACCTTCTACTATGACATCATGAACACTGACCGTTCTGTCGGCGCAGCACTATCGGGTGAAATAGCTCGCCGCTATGGCGATCAAGGTTTTGCTGCCTCACCTTTACAACTCTGCTTTACAGGTACAGCAGGACAAAGTTTTGGTGTTTGGAATGCAGGAGGTGTTGAATTAATCTTAACGGGTGATGCAAACGATTATGTGGGTAAAGGTATGGCTGGCGGTATTATCGCCATTCGTCCACCAGTAGGATCTTTCTTTGAGACTCATAAAACCACGATTGCTGGCAACACCTGCCTTTATGGCGCAACTGGCGGTAAACTTTATGCAGCAGGTTTAGCAGGAGAGCGTTTTGCCGTACGTAATTCAGGTGCAACCGCGGTCATTGAAGGCATTGGCGATAATGGTTGCGAATATATGACAGGCGGAATTGTCTGTGTGCTAGGAAAAACAGGCATTAACTTTGGTGCAGGAATGACAGGTGGATTCGCTTACGTTCTTGATGATGAAGAGATATTTTCTCGACGCGTCAATAATGAAATGGTTGAGTTACTTTCGGTGAATGACTTACCCATTCATGCCGAACACTTACGGGGCCTGATTACTGAACACCTTCATTTCACCCATTCACCGCGTGCAGAAGATATATTAGCAAATTGGCACTATTGGCTTAGTCGCTTTACACTGGTTAAACCAAAATCAAGTGATGTTAACGCACTATTAGGCCATCGTAGCCGTTCAGCAGCTGAATTACGCGTTCAAGCGCAGTAA